GATGCGCCTTGCGGATCGCGTCGAACTGCACGAACAGGCTGCCGGTCGCGTCGAGGATTGTGCCTTTGCGCAACATCTCCTGATACAGCCGGACCATCACCGGATCGTCACCCTCCGGCGCCAGCATCGCCTCGTTCACGGGTGTCCTGTCCTCATAAGCGGCCAGCATGACCGGCTGGGCCTGATAGGCCAGGTAACAGACATGACTCACGCTATCGGGCGCGGCGGCGATGACCTTGGCCGGACGGGTGGGGAAAACGGCGCTATGCGCCCAGACCATGATCTTTTGCCGGTGCGCCTCGCGGGTGACGGCTGCGACCAGGTGCGGCGGCAGGTCTGCATAGATTTTGATGGCGGTGGCCCCGGTGCCCCGCGCCAGGGTGATAGCGGTCCTCAGGTCCGTCCGATCGTCGATCGCCTGCATCCAGGGCGCCGTGCCCGGTTCAAATCCCTTGCTGGCGGCGCCCACACGGGGATCGGCGAAAAAGGGGCGTCCCGCTACGAGCGCAGCATAATAGATGTCGGGCGCCGGGATTTCGACTTGCCGCGCGGCGCGCGCCAGTTCGGCGACTGCCCGCAGGTCGTCCGCCATGTCGCGCACCGCCGTAACCCCGCCATAGAGGTTGCGGCGCAGCATTGCCTCTGCCTGGACCCGGTTCGGGGGTGTCGCCATATGGACATGACTGTCGATCAGACCCGGCATGACGAAACGGCCCGGCAGATCGACGACCCGGACATGTGCCATGGCCTCTGTCGGCAACGTGCCATGCGTCGCAATCGCCACGATACGCTCCCCCTGCACCAGAATATCCTGTCCCGGCTGCGGAGCAGCGCCGGTGCCGTCAATCACCGTTACATTGCGATAGATGTACGCTTCGGTGGACGCGGACTGGGCGCGGGCGGCAAGCGGCAGGAGGCACAGAAGGCAACAGGCCGCGCGAAGATATTTAAGGATCATGCCCCACTATTCCGGCAGTTCAAGCCCAGCGCAATGGGCCGCATACGCAACCCGGCCCGCATCGGAAGGATGCGGGCCGAAGCGTGGAACCGGCGAACGGCTCAAAGCCGGTGCAAGGAATGCCGGTTCGGTTCGGCCGGGCGTATCGGCGCCCAGCGAACGATTTAGAACTTCACCGATGCGTTCACGAAGAAGGCGCGGCCATAGACGTCATAGGTCGATGGATAGGTGTTGGCCTGTTCCTGATTGTCGCCCATGATCGGCGGTTTCTTGTTGAAGACATTGTTCATGCCGATCGACCAGCCGAACTTCTCGGTCGGCTGCACCTGCAGCGCCAGATCGAACAGATTATAGGCCTTGATCTTCTCCACGCTGTAGGTGGTCGTGTCGTCGTCATCGCGAACGCTCGACAGATAACGATGCGTCACGCCCAGCGTGATCGGCCCGCTGTTCCAGGTGATGCGGTTGTTGAGCCGCACTTTGGAATAGGGGTTGCCGCAATAGACGCCGAACTTGCCCGCACAGCTCTGGTTGAGGTCGGGGATCGCCGCAACCGGGTTCAGATCATAGCGGATCAGGCGGGTGCCCGCGACGCGGAAGCTGAGCTTGCCCGTCTTGGCGCCGAAGACGCCGAAGTTGAGCGGCACGCTGTAATTCGCTTCGAAATCGACGCCAGCGGTCTTCAGGCCACCGGTATTGGACAGAAGATTCTCCGCACCCTCGATCGCGTAGCTGTTCGCGTTGCGCGGCAGCAGGGAGCAATAGCTGCTGTCATAGGGGGTCCAGCCATTGGCGGCCGTGCCGTAGCAGGCGGCGATGATGTTCGCGGTGCCGGGCGTCGAGATATAGTTGTCGATCTTGATATGATAATAATCGACCGTCATCGTGAAGCGCGGCAGGAAACTGGGCTGCAACACCACGCCCGCCGTCCAGGTATCCGACTTTTCCTCGCGCAGGTCCGGGTTTCCGCCGGTGACGGAATCGATCTGCGAACTGCCGCCATTGATCGCGGTGCCAAGCGCGCTGGCCGAGATACCGGTGGCGAGGCAGCTTGCGTTGAGGTTGGCGTTGCTGACCGCATCCGCCAGTTCACACGGATCACTCCCCGCCGGGAAATCCTGGGCTTGTCCCGAATAGAGATCATAGACCGTTGGCGCACGCACGGCGCGGCTATACTGACCGCGGAAAGTGACGTCTTTCACCGGCGCATAGACCAGACCGGCCGAGAAGGTGCTGACATTCTTCGCCGCGGTCGAATAATGCGAATAGCGATAGGCGCCGTTCGCTTCGAGCTTGTGGACGAATGGCAGGTCGGCAAGCAGCGGCACATCGATTTCGGCGAACAGCTCCTTGACATTGTACCCGCCCGACAAGCCTTCGCTGGCGTTGAAGCCGACGACATCGCCTGACGCCAGCGCATAGTCGGGATCATAGCTGCCACGTTCGGACCGATATTCCGCGCCGATGGCGATGCCCGCCGGCCCGGCGCCCAGATCGAACAGATTGCCGTTGGTGATCGCCAGGCTCGCCACCTGTTCGGTGATGGTGCTGACATTCTTCACCGGGATGGAAATGAAATCGACCGCTTGCTGGCTGATATTGCCCGCACCGAAGATATTGATCGGTACGCAGCCATTGCTGGTATCGGAGCAGGCCAGATTGCCGTCACTGTCATAGACGGTCTTGAGCGCCTGCTCGACGCGGCTGCGCGACACGTTGCCGGTCTGGGTTTCGACCTGCTTGGTGCGCGAATAGCTGTAATAGCCGTCATAATTCCAGTCGCCGCCAATCTGTCCCTTGGCGCCGATCAGGGCACGATAGGCGGTATTGTCGACACTGGAGATGCGCGGCCCTACCTCGCTCAGGCGGCGATAGATGGCGGCGGTGGTGTAACCATCGCCATCGGTGTCGGCCGCTGCCAACAGAGCCTGCGAGTCCGCCGAAAGGAAGGAAGAATCGACGTCGAGCGACACCGATCCGGTGAAGGGCGTAGGCGCCAGGCGGTTCTGCACCCGATTGTTGATGAACTGTCCTTCGGCATAGACGGTCAGATGGTCATCGACCTCATAATGGGTCTGCGCGCTCATCAGGATACGCTTCTGGGGCACCTGCAGATAATTGTCCGGCGCATAATTATAGGCGTCGGCGGCTGAATTATAGGCCGAATAGCTGCCGTCCTGATTGAACTTATATTGATTACCGGACAGGGCGAAGCGGGTGCCCGGGATGGAGCCGGAGCCGCCCGCCGCCAAACCGCCCTCACCATCGTCGGTATAGGTCTGCTTGGTGTAGCTGCGCGAACCCTGCAATACGCCGTCGCGCTTGGTATAGTCGATATAGAATGTCGCATTGCCACGCCCATCAGCGAAATTGCCGCCGATCAGCAGATTGGTGTTGAAGGTGCCGCCATCGCCAGCCTGGTTAATGCGATAGTTGGCGTTCGCTTCGACGCCCGAAAAATCCTTCTTCATCACGAAGTTGATGACGCCCGCGATCGCATCCGATCCATAGACTGCGGAACGGCCGCCCGACACCACCTCGACATGGTCGATCAGGCCTGCCGGCACGGTGTTCAGATCGACGATCTGGTTGGAGTCGTAGGAAACATAGCGACGCCCGTCGACCAGCACCAATGTGCGATTGGGGCCAAAACCGCGCAGGTCGGCGGTCGACACGCCACCGCCCGGATTATTCGATGCGGCCGTCGTGCTGGGGATAAGCTGTGGCAGGTCGTTGATGATCGCCTCGACATTGACCTTGCCGCTCAGCTTCAGTTCCTGGGCGCTGACGATCGCGATGGGCGATGCCTGTTGCAGGTCGGGCCGGGCGATGCGCGATCCGGTGACGACAATCGTGTCCTCGCTGCCCGCGTCATCCTTCGCCGTCTGCGCAAAGGCCGGCGTCGTCAGGCCGAGCAGGATCGTCGACGCCAGAAGGCGCCGGCAGAATTGAGCCGATGTCATGATATGCTCCCTTCGAATTCGCTCTATGCGACCCGTGCAGATTGTGTGGTCGTCTGCATCGAGTTGGTGTGGCGATTTGCCGGGAGAGCGAGCGGATCGTCAATGTTTCACATCTGTTAAACGACAGCTTTTCCGCATCTGTGACTTTAAAAATACACTTATTTCAGAAGGTTACAGAACATATCGCAACATTGCGTCATATTGGAAATGTTACGCTGCATTGCGCCCGCCGCTACCGGCCTGCGCCCCTGCGAGTCCCCCGATATTGGGTGAATTACGCGCAGCACCAGTCATCACCCGCACAAGGTCCGACTTGCACGGGCACTGATGGCAATGACTAAATTGTGACGCCTATTGCGGCGCGATGGCCGACCGCGCGACGCGCACGGCATAGACCTGATTGCTGCCGTCCATGTTCGAACGGAAGATCATCCACTGGCCATCCGGCGTGAAGGTGATGTTCGGCTCCAGCCGATAGTCATGACGACGCATATCGACGACCTTTTCCGCATCCAGCGTGCCAGGCGCGATCAAGTCGGCTGCATTGTCGGCATGAATGCCCGCCACGTCCGGAATCGCCTTGGGCGTGAACAGGTAGAGATATTTGCCGTCCGGCGCATGGGCGACCATCTCGCTATCGCCGCCGTCGCCCGAAAAACGCTGAAGATCAGGAGTTTGGTTATAATGGACCGACCACATGTTGCGATCGACATGATACCAGGTCCGCCGTCCAGTCGCCAGTTCATAGCCCGCCAGCCAGAACACTTCGCCGCGCGGCGTCTGAAGATCGTACCAGATCCACTTGCCATCGGGCGAGAAGAACTCATGCCCGGCAATCTCCATGTTCATGGTGCGCTTGTGAATCTGCTGCTTGCCGGTCCCGTCGGTGCGGATGGTCCAGATACGGTCGACCTTGTGCCACGGCCCTTCATGGCAATACATGATGAGGCCGGGATCGGTCGGCGAGAACTGGACATGGTTCAGCCAGTCGGTCGAGGCCACCACGACCTTTCGTTCGCCGGTGCGAATGTCGATGGTGAATATCTCCATCGGAATCTTCGCTTCCAGCCGTTCGTTGAGGCGCACCTCTTTCGCTTCGGCGAAACTGAGCGGTTTGCCGTCCGGTCCCAGGGCGGCATAGTTAGCCTGGCCAAATTGCTGCTTGATTTCGGGCTGCTTCCCCTTTTGCGTGCCGTCGGGCTGGAGCGGCTTGTCACTCGCTGCCCATTGGCCGAGCAGCAGCGTTTCGTCGGCATTGATCGACCCGATCGATCCCTTCGCCACGGTGGCGATGCTGCGGACCTTGCCGCTGTCGATGTCCGCAGCGAAAATGGTCATCGCGCCTGCCCCATCGTCGCGTCGGCGGCTGGCATAATAGGCGCTGCGCGTCTTGCGACCGGTGAAGAGCAGTTGCAGGTTCGCGCCCTTGACCAGCGGCTTGATGCTCCAATCGGCCAGGGTCACGACGCTGATCCCTTCGGGCGTCGAGATGACCATCTTGTCGCCTTGCGGCGTATAGCTGTTCTGGTGAAAATAGAGGCTGGCTGCGCTGCCGGGCTGGTCGGTGATCTGGACGATCTCATGCCCCGTCAGCGCATCGGTCCATTGCTTCACTGGCCTGGCCGCCCCCGTGCCGCCCCAGGCCAGCGCCAGCAACGCCAGAACCGAAATGCCGCTCTTCATCCTCTTATCCTCTCTTCAATCCTGCGCCGGCACCGCATCGGGGATGAGCGCCAGATTTTCGATCGCGGCGAGTCCCCATTGGGCCGCTGCATTGGTGGAGACATGGGGCCATTCGACCGTCGGGGCGATGACCTTCGCTCCCGTCAGCGTCACGCGCGGATCGCCCTGCGACAGACCCAGGCCCGCATCCCCGGAAAGAAACTCCGTCCAGGCCCGACGCGCCAGTGTCGCGTCACCGGTTTCATGGGCAAGATAGGCGGTAAGGCGCGAATGGCCTTCGCGCAGATTGCGTCCCCTATACGGCTCATGGAACGCAGCCTCCCACTCCGCTTTGGGCGCATTGAACCAGCGGCAATAATCGAGCCATGCCTTGCGATAATGCGGCAGCTCGATCAATTGAAGCAGTTCCACATTGACCTCCAGCGCCCCGAACACGGCGTTAAGGTGGGAAATGCCGATCTTGTCCCCTTCCCCAAGGAAGCGACCGGTCGCCAGATCATAGGGCGCGCCGCCCGCCAGCCAGCCCCGTTTCAAACGGCCGATGCTGTCCATGCCGTTAGCCAGCCGATCGCGCCATTTTTTGTCGCCAGTCCGCTCCCACTCCGTCAGCCAGGCCGACGCGACCGAACACCACATGGTGCCGAAACTGAAATCGATGATGCCTTCGGACAGCGGCTTGCGCTCGGCGCCCGGCACCTTGCGGCCGATCTCGACATGGCGCAGCGCCTGATCGGATGTGAGCAAGTCGCGCATCAGGTCACCGACCCGTTCATCAGCGGTCAAATAATAGAAGATCCGCCGGTAGATGGCATTGCTGACGCGGGGTTGCTTGCTACTGTCGCTCCAATGCTGAACGCCATGGCGGGTGCCCAGTCCCTTGAAGCGACCGAGATGATAGACATCGACTTCGCCAGTATGGCGGGTCATCGCTTCGGCGAAACGGAACAGCTTAGGATCACCCGATCGCAGCACCGTCAGCCAGAGCCAAAGGTCGGGCGACAATTCGCTATTGTCCCAGGCATAACCGCCAATGTCATAGCGCCACTGATGCCGGTCGCTGTCATAGGTGTGCATGACATCGCCATGGTTCCAGAAACCATACCAGCGGCGGCGATCGACCTCGCCCTCGTAGAAAGCGGCAAGATTGCTGATCTGGTCCTCGATCCGCGCCTTCATCGGCGAGGAGCGATCGGGCAGGCCCCAAGGACCGAAGACGCCCGCCGCATGGATGCGTTCGGGCGTCGCCATCAATTGCGGCGGCACCGCATTGGCCTGCGCCATGGCGGAAAGCCGCTCGGCTTCCGGCGTGGCGGCGCAGGCCCAGAGCGTCAGTTCGCTGGTGCGGGCGACACCCGTCGCGCTGTCCCAACCGGGTTCATAATCCTCATAGGTAATGGCCAGCCCTTCATTTTGGGCGTCATAACCCTCCATCCCCAGCACGCCGCGATAAGGGCGCATGTCCATGGGCTTGGCATCGGGCGACCAGAGCCAGAGGCTGAGCGCCGCTTCATCCGTTGCCGCGCCGCGAATATCGATCTGCGCGGGGTGACGCTGCCAGAAATAGCGGGCTGCCATCGCAATACCGCCCACGGGCGATCCGACATAGCCCAACCCTAACGCACGGGTTCCCGCAGTGGAATCGACCCAGGCATGGCCCGGCTCGGTGCGCTTGGCGATCGAAAAACCGTCAGCCGTCAATTGACTGAGCGTGAAGTCACTCCAGGTCGGGATGCGATCGAGCAGCGGGCGGACACCGGCTGCGATGCTCTCCAGCGCAACCGCCTTGCCGGCGATCTGCGCACCCCGCACCGCCGCACCGGGATCGC
The window above is part of the Sphingobium sp. BYY-5 genome. Proteins encoded here:
- a CDS encoding oligogalacturonate lyase family protein, yielding MKSGISVLALLALAWGGTGAARPVKQWTDALTGHEIVQITDQPGSAASLYFHQNSYTPQGDKMVISTPEGISVVTLADWSIKPLVKGANLQLLFTGRKTRSAYYASRRRDDGAGAMTIFAADIDSGKVRSIATVAKGSIGSINADETLLLGQWAASDKPLQPDGTQKGKQPEIKQQFGQANYAALGPDGKPLSFAEAKEVRLNERLEAKIPMEIFTIDIRTGERKVVVASTDWLNHVQFSPTDPGLIMYCHEGPWHKVDRIWTIRTDGTGKQQIHKRTMNMEIAGHEFFSPDGKWIWYDLQTPRGEVFWLAGYELATGRRTWYHVDRNMWSVHYNQTPDLQRFSGDGGDSEMVAHAPDGKYLYLFTPKAIPDVAGIHADNAADLIAPGTLDAEKVVDMRRHDYRLEPNITFTPDGQWMIFRSNMDGSNQVYAVRVARSAIAPQ
- a CDS encoding TonB-dependent receptor translates to MTSAQFCRRLLASTILLGLTTPAFAQTAKDDAGSEDTIVVTGSRIARPDLQQASPIAIVSAQELKLSGKVNVEAIINDLPQLIPSTTAASNNPGGGVSTADLRGFGPNRTLVLVDGRRYVSYDSNQIVDLNTVPAGLIDHVEVVSGGRSAVYGSDAIAGVINFVMKKDFSGVEANANYRINQAGDGGTFNTNLLIGGNFADGRGNATFYIDYTKRDGVLQGSRSYTKQTYTDDGEGGLAAGGSGSIPGTRFALSGNQYKFNQDGSYSAYNSAADAYNYAPDNYLQVPQKRILMSAQTHYEVDDHLTVYAEGQFINNRVQNRLAPTPFTGSVSLDVDSSFLSADSQALLAAADTDGDGYTTAAIYRRLSEVGPRISSVDNTAYRALIGAKGQIGGDWNYDGYYSYSRTKQVETQTGNVSRSRVEQALKTVYDSDGNLACSDTSNGCVPINIFGAGNISQQAVDFISIPVKNVSTITEQVASLAITNGNLFDLGAGPAGIAIGAEYRSERGSYDPDYALASGDVVGFNASEGLSGGYNVKELFAEIDVPLLADLPFVHKLEANGAYRYSHYSTAAKNVSTFSAGLVYAPVKDVTFRGQYSRAVRAPTVYDLYSGQAQDFPAGSDPCELADAVSNANLNASCLATGISASALGTAINGGSSQIDSVTGGNPDLREEKSDTWTAGVVLQPSFLPRFTMTVDYYHIKIDNYISTPGTANIIAACYGTAANGWTPYDSSYCSLLPRNANSYAIEGAENLLSNTGGLKTAGVDFEANYSVPLNFGVFGAKTGKLSFRVAGTRLIRYDLNPVAAIPDLNQSCAGKFGVYCGNPYSKVRLNNRITWNSGPITLGVTHRYLSSVRDDDDTTTYSVEKIKAYNLFDLALQVQPTEKFGWSIGMNNVFNKKPPIMGDNQEQANTYPSTYDVYGRAFFVNASVKF
- a CDS encoding amidohydrolase family protein, giving the protein MILKYLRAACCLLCLLPLAARAQSASTEAYIYRNVTVIDGTGAAPQPGQDILVQGERIVAIATHGTLPTEAMAHVRVVDLPGRFVMPGLIDSHVHMATPPNRVQAEAMLRRNLYGGVTAVRDMADDLRAVAELARAARQVEIPAPDIYYAALVAGRPFFADPRVGAASKGFEPGTAPWMQAIDDRTDLRTAITLARGTGATAIKIYADLPPHLVAAVTREAHRQKIMVWAHSAVFPTRPAKVIAAAPDSVSHVCYLAYQAQPVMLAAYEDRTPVNEAMLAPEGDDPVMVRLYQEMLRKGTILDATGSLFVQFDAIRKAHPERKPLRCTGPTVIRLTQQAWRAGVAISTGTDHVAGPEALWPDVYEELFFLARDVGMAPLEVIRSATLIGARAAGQDKDMGSIEPGKLANFLVLGKDPSADIRNVRSLEITVKRGRAYPRQDYRPVTKVEMGDGDD
- a CDS encoding Tat pathway signal sequence domain protein; protein product: MNEHLTIGRRDMLRLGLLGGAAMILPPGALAATRPVGAVPRTPARWIDGDAPSLSLGQTFGVPWPRGAVRANAPLSLRATDGMPLASQHWPLATWPDGSLKWSAHALPAGIAQPSGLEVVPGKPQAPAMPVLLRENANEVEIVSGTTRWRIPRKGNAIITGAWSGDRQVMGALSLVASVDDAPENGRRTLFTGRIDGLTVEQKGPVRAVVKLEGVHEGEGRALLPFTLRLYAYAGGDHLRIVHSFIFDGDPARDFVSSIGLSAAVPMAGAPHDRHVRLATAAGSLFSEAVRPLTGLRRDPGAAVRGAQIAGKAVALESIAAGVRPLLDRIPTWSDFTLSQLTADGFSIAKRTEPGHAWVDSTAGTRALGLGYVGSPVGGIAMAARYFWQRHPAQIDIRGAATDEAALSLWLWSPDAKPMDMRPYRGVLGMEGYDAQNEGLAITYEDYEPGWDSATGVARTSELTLWACAATPEAERLSAMAQANAVPPQLMATPERIHAAGVFGPWGLPDRSSPMKARIEDQISNLAAFYEGEVDRRRWYGFWNHGDVMHTYDSDRHQWRYDIGGYAWDNSELSPDLWLWLTVLRSGDPKLFRFAEAMTRHTGEVDVYHLGRFKGLGTRHGVQHWSDSSKQPRVSNAIYRRIFYYLTADERVGDLMRDLLTSDQALRHVEIGRKVPGAERKPLSEGIIDFSFGTMWCSVASAWLTEWERTGDKKWRDRLANGMDSIGRLKRGWLAGGAPYDLATGRFLGEGDKIGISHLNAVFGALEVNVELLQLIELPHYRKAWLDYCRWFNAPKAEWEAAFHEPYRGRNLREGHSRLTAYLAHETGDATLARRAWTEFLSGDAGLGLSQGDPRVTLTGAKVIAPTVEWPHVSTNAAAQWGLAAIENLALIPDAVPAQD